The Salvelinus sp. IW2-2015 unplaced genomic scaffold, ASM291031v2 Un_scaffold1078, whole genome shotgun sequence DNA segment AAGATGATGAGTGAAGTTTTCTTGGGCAGGCGGAGAGGGGGTATTCCTAAGCATCCTACTATCAGTTTCAAAAGCTTAGAACATGGACCTTCTCATGTGAAATTATTTAATGTAGTCTAGATCCCCATCCATGGTGCTTTATGAACTAGGTGTGTTGCCTACACCTGTGTAAGTTGATGTTGGACaactcattttttgttgttggcatGTCTACTTCTCTAACTGGTGTTGACTCTATGTTGTTGCAGGAGTACCTGAAAGGTCTCTGTGACCCAGAGCTGCAGCAGGTGGAGCGCTACCCTGTGGACATCCACTGCATCTTTGCCGGTGCCCGGGGTTTGTTCCTGGATCGGCTGCTGCGGGACACCAGCGCTGAGGTTGTGGTGCTGGAGCCGGGACGATTGCGCCTGCTGGGCTGCGTTGAGTCTGTCGTCATGGCACAGAGCCGCGTGCAGCAGTTTGTTGCTCTCTTCCAAGAGAAGCGGAGCCTGCCCGGAGACAGGGAGCAGACCGTCAAACGCACCTTCAAGACGTTTGTGGAGGAGCGGGACGATAAGTACGCCATGGAGCTGCTCTTGCTACCCAGTGCCCTGAAGGAGGAGCTGCTAGGTCTTGCCCAGAGCCCCACTCAGCCTGGTGGGGTTATAGACGTGGACCAGGATCGCTCCCAAAGCAGCACCCCTGTCACTGACCTCTCCAACCGCATCGTGGACACCAGCTTTGAGGAGAAGGCGGCTGGGGCTCCAGCCGGGGCCGAAGCGGGGTTGCTGAATGGCATCCGACCCTCCCACAAGCGGCGTTCGTCAGAGAGCGAACTGAGGGACACCAAGAGGCAGTTCTCCCTAGAGAGGAGGGGTGAGTCGATTGAGAAAGAGTGCCACACTGTAACCAGTGACAGCCGAGCTAAGACTCCCTCCAAGGCCAACATGGGGATTATGGTGCTGGACTCCACTGATAGTGCAGAGGACCGGGAAGCTGTGACCCCAGAGACCAACCTGCGGTGCCTGGTGAACTTCTTCAGGACCATGGGCTACCAgcaggaggtggtggagagggTGGTGAGGGAGACGGGCCAGACAGAGGACACCTTCCTGCTGCTGGAGCGCATTGTGGAGGAGAGCCAGAGAACAGAGGGGCAGCGAGGTGGGGCGTCCTCAACCCACAACCCTGagtcttcatcttcctcctccgcTACTTTCTCCAGGGATAAGGACAGAGGGCCAGATAGAATGCCAAACAGAGCCCTGGATGTAAAGTCCAAGGAGAACATTAAGCCACTCAGCAGCAATGCTGTGGGCCAGAGGGGACAGTGTAGCAGCATGGTGCAGACAGTGACACTAAAGAGGAGCAGCACTGGTCAGGGGGCTGCTTACAATATCATCACCATTGAGGATGACGAGGACAGTTCCGACACTATGACTGGCGTTAAGGCCAGGACGGCAGAGCAACTGGATCCTCCATCGGGGTCCAGGATGGACTACCTTTCCCGGGGAGGGGCTCAGACCATGGGGCCGATGGGGCCGGTACATGTGGAGAGTGTGACGGCACTGCGGAGCACACCACAGTGCCCGGCCCAGCCAGCAggcacaaggccaggctgctccTACCAGACCCTGTCAGCCAGGGTCCCTCCACCCCGCACAGagccccctccaccacccctgaCTGCCACGATCCGCTTCCATGAGTCCCTAAGAACCCCCTACACCCTGACCCTACAGAATGAGCCTGGACACCCTGACCTCCGCCACATCATCATCGACGGCAGCAACGTGGCCATGGCGTGAGTAATCCCCCCTCGTACTGTACCCACACACATTTTGTCATCATCAAATAAGACTTTGTCTGGACCACCTGTGTGTAGGCCTACGTGAGCTTTGGTGTGTGAGTGAAAGCAAGAGTGTAACCCTCAGTCAGGACTTTCTCATGGGTAACATTATAAATGCTCATAGCTGAGAGCTCTTCCAGTAACCCactgtaaatgtatgtgtgtatatatatgagtAGATAGGCCTAGCACATGGCTGCAGTGGGGGGCGTCTTAGTGGCTTTCCAGATGGGAAAACCTTTCTCTGACTATGAAATAAGTAATAGtaatgggcaattccacggtagcGGAATTGCGCTGAGACTCaaatatttcatttaaaatatatgccaaacaaaaaccattggtTTCAAAGTTTAACCAACCATACAACTCtctgcacaatgactactttgaacaatttacactgaacattttacaaaaacacatttatttaatgAGCTCTGCCTCTAAataagaccaaatttggttggtccagaCCAGACCAAATCAAGACATCTAAGTTTCACAactttggacatcaaagtacagctcAGTAGAGTAccgtacagaacagtacagtggAGTATAGTACAATAATGtagattacagtacattacagtaattATAGTGTACGCAACTCTAGTGTGCTTTACtgtgtactgaactatactctacttttctttactgactgatctctactgtactgtactgaacaataCGCTGATATTATTTTACTGTGCTGTAATGTACTTAAGCAATAATACATGAGGCCATGTGCTATGACATTTTTTATCATGGCTGTGACGTGGCCATAtcctaactagaggtcgaccgattatgattttacaacgccgataccgattattggaggaccaaaaaaagccgataccgattaatcggacgataaaaaataaaaaataaagtaaaaagtaaaaaattaataatgtatttgtaataatgacaattacaacaatactgaatgaacacttattttaacttaatataataaatcaataaaatcaatttagcctcaaataaataatgaaacatgttcaatttggtttaaataatgcaaaaacaaagtgttggagaagaaagtaaaagtgcaatatgtaccatgtaaaaaagctaacgtttaagttccttgctcagaacatatgaaagctggtggttccttttaacatgagtcttcaatattcccaggtaagaagttttaggttgtagttattataggaattataggactatttctctctatacgatttgtatttcatatacctttgactattggatgttcttataggcactttagtattgccagtgtaacagtatagcttccgtccctctcctcgctcctacctgggctcgaaccaggaacacatcgacaacagccaacctcgaagcagcgttacccatcgctccacaaaagcctcggcaagaggaacaactactccaagtctcagagcgagtgacgtttgaaacgctattagcgcgcaccccgctaactagctagccatttcacatcggttacaccagcctaatctcgggagttgataggcttgaagtcataaacggcgcaatagctgctggcaaacgcacgaaagtgctgtttgaataaatgcttacgagcctgctgctgcctaccatcgctcagtcagactactctatcaaatcatagacataattataacataataacacacagaaatatgagcctttggtcattaaaatggtctaatccggaaactatcatttcgaaaacaaaacgtttattctttcagtgaaatacggaaccgttccgtattttatctaacggatggcatccctaagtctaaatattgctgttacattgtacaaccttcaatgttatgtcataattatgtacaattctggcaaattaattacagcctttgttaggaataaatgcacttcacacagttcgcaatgagccaggcagcccaaactgctgcatataccctgactgcttgcacggaacgcaagagaagtgacacaatttccctaattataagaaattcatgttagcaggcaatattaactaaatatgcaggtttaaaaatatatatacttgtgtattgattttaaagaaaggcattgatgtttatggttaggtacattggtgcaacgacagtgcttttttcgcaaatgcgcttgttaaatcatcaccgtttgtcgaagtaggcgcATCGAttgtatgcaacgcaggacacgctagataaactagtaatatcatcaaccatgtgagggtaactagtgattatgttaagatttattgttttttataagataagtttcatgctagctagcaatttaccttggtttcttgctgccctcgcgtaacaggtagtcagcctgccatgcaggctcctcgtggagtgcaatgtaaggcaggtggttagagcgttggactagtaaccggaagattgcaaaaacgaatccctgagctgacaatgtaaaaatctgtcgttctgcccctgaacaaggcagttaacccaccgttcctaggccgtcattgaaaataaaaatgtgtaggaagtcaaattgcacttcctacggcttccactagatgtcaacagtctttagaaccttgtttgatgcttctactgtgaagtgggggtgaatgagaggggattgagtaaggtctctcccagagtgccatgagctggccatgagctgaccatgcgtgttcacgtgagagttagcttgaattccattgcatttctgaagacaaaggaattctccggttggaacattattgaagatttatgataaaaacatcctaaagattgattctatacttcgtttgacatgtttctacgaactgtaatatgacttttttgacttttcgtctgaactaagcgatcgcgcattgagcatttggattactgggctaatggattactgggctaaacaaaaaggaggtatttggacataaatgatggacgttattgaacaaatcaaacatttattgtggaactgggattcctgggagtacattctgatgaagatcatcaaaggtaagtgaatatttataatgctatttctgacttctgttgattccgcaacatggcgggtatatgtttggcttgttttggtctctgagcgccgtactcagattattgcatggtttgctttttccgtaaagctttttttaaatctgacaaagcggttgcattaaggagaagtatatctataattctctgcataatacttgtatcttttatcaaagtttattatgagtatttctgtaaattgatgtggctctgtgcaaattcacgggatgttttNtgttgtcccgggagtgtcatttgatgaagaatatcaaaggttagtgattaattttatctctatttctgctttttgtgacacctctctttggttggaaaatggctgtatgctttctgtgactagttgctgacctaacataatgatatgttctgctttcgccgaaaagcctttttgaaatcggacactgtggttggattaacgagaagtttatctttaaaatggtgtctaatacttgtatgtttgagaaatttgaattatgagatttctgttgattgaatttggcaccctgcaatttcattggctgttggcgaggggttccccgttcccagacaggttaatcggccattccgattaatcggtcgacctctaatcctaaCACTGGTTGTCAAGTGCAATTTTAGGCGTTCTCTAGTCATTAATTCTATTCGTATTGACTGCCATGTAAAGCAAAACTACCCAAGCGCTGGTTGCAGGTTCCTATGGCAAAAAAAAGTTGCTATGgaggccccccccccaccccttgccTAGGAACATACAGAGAACTCAAATGTGTATTTAGGGCTGGATTGGGAAGGTGTGAAACGTATCAACGAGAGAAAGAAGCCAATCAATCTTATCGTACAAGTTCTCTTCATTTTATGAGCTATCACTCAGAGAAAATTATACCAGCAATAAACTGATTCATTAATTGAATGAAACTATATCAATGCATTTGAATCATGAAGGTCATATGATGGAAagtcaaaacatttcaaaagatTCACGTTTGTTCTACAAGAGAGGAAATCTTAGCACTTCTCACACATCACATAGGCCTCAACAAAACATATAGAAAACCCAGCAGATACCCTCCCATCCGACCCCACCCCATGCCCATATGGGGAGATGTTCATAATAAAGCCCCACAGTGGacatgtcataatacccataaaaccttgcGGTCAAACAGGAAAATGATTCCAACTGGTTTTGCCACCAtaacatttttcccataggggattttagaaacacttaaaataagggctgttttGTCTAGGCTtgccctggcgtgatgttttgataactgtgtaaatcttgGACACGGTGACTTTTAATATATTGGGCTCTATTTattctcagattcgaaaatgctaattagaaaTTAATGTAGACAATcagttaattagcattttattttggggggtaagtacaggcaaatatattgataagtcaccttgtccaaggCCTCctaagtggcgcagtggtctaaggcacggcatcgcagtgcttgaggtgtcactacaattggcccagtgttgtccgggttagcggagggtttggccggggggctttacttggctcatcgcgctctaatgactccttgtggcggtctGGGAACCTGCAGGCTGACATCGGTTGTCAGTTGTGTTAAGAAGTGGGTGTTAAGGTGAGTGTTAAGAAGCGCGTAAGGGGGGgctcatgtttcagaggacgcatgactcgaccttcgcctctcccgagcccgttggggagttgcagtgatgagattggatcacaattggatatcacgaaataaGGGGAGAAAAGGggctacccccccaaaaaaaaagtctgcttgtccaagagagatttacaagGTTATTAAAACGTCACGCCAGTAAGAcaac contains these protein-coding regions:
- the LOC112069680 gene encoding NEDD4-binding protein 1-like — translated: MSTTRPLLGMKRVTEVTCSEPPVNRLSPVASKQQQEVLTVDEFAVLENKQEELNCAKRKVEQVFQVAFTIIGLLDHTGAHSSTASRQIWLKLKGKRDDVSKAKEYLKGLCDPELQQVERYPVDIHCIFAGARGLFLDRLLRDTSAEVVVLEPGRLRLLGCVESVVMAQSRVQQFVALFQEKRSLPGDREQTVKRTFKTFVEERDDKYAMELLLLPSALKEELLGLAQSPTQPGGVIDVDQDRSQSSTPVTDLSNRIVDTSFEEKAAGAPAGAEAGLLNGIRPSHKRRSSESELRDTKRQFSLERRGESIEKECHTVTSDSRAKTPSKANMGIMVLDSTDSAEDREAVTPETNLRCLVNFFRTMGYQQEVVERVVRETGQTEDTFLLLERIVEESQRTEGQRGGASSTHNPESSSSSSATFSRDKDRGPDRMPNRALDVKSKENIKPLSSNAVGQRGQCSSMVQTVTLKRSSTGQGAAYNIITIEDDEDSSDTMTGVKARTAEQLDPPSGSRMDYLSRGGAQTMGPMGPVHVESVTALRSTPQCPAQPAGTRPGCSYQTLSARVPPPRTEPPPPPLTATIRFHESLRTPYTLTLQNEPGHPDLRHIIIDGSNVAMAHGLHRFFSCRGIAIAVEAFWSRGHREITVFVPQWRQKRDRYTTEQHYLNQLEDLRLLSFTPSREVCGKRISSHDDRFLLHLAEKTGGVIVTNDNLRDFVNTSEAWMRIIQERLLQFTFVEDHFMIPDDPLGKHGPHLEVFLRKDNRRSPVTPPLRPDPRATPQPVFVQALQSAPRPSSVPRPTATPQMRPLSHWPHSGPPGWHPPCPTPSPPLQRSHSPPPTPSPPPQRSPLETIELKRKMYDIFPCQKQRIDCILCDNPYMRDLNALSGLLLG